In Larimichthys crocea isolate SSNF chromosome XI, L_crocea_2.0, whole genome shotgun sequence, the sequence CAGGAACAGGTAAAGATTAGTTATACTGGGACAACGTAACTGACGTTAGTTAGTCACCAGCTGAGCTTGATTAAGCACGCGTAACAACGTAATGTACGTAACGTAAATATAAACTTACGCTCTACATGTCATGTTTATCGTGCTAACctcagttattttgtttttgtcagcatTCACATCCGGCTCCAGCTCCTGTGGCAGATGGAGGAGCTCTACACTTTAGAGAAAGAAGTGGGACGAGGCAGCTATGGTGTGGTGTTTGAGGGCCATATGGCCAAAACAGGACAGAGGGTGGCTATCAAAAGACTGCCCTGCAGCAGCCCGGAGTGCATTGAACTCTACCTGCAGGAGCTGTGGGCCATGAGAGCCACAGCCAAGAACCACGTCAATGTCATTGTGCTCCACAGCTGTCTCCTGCAGACGGGGCCAAGGAGCCTGAAGCCGCTAAAACCTGGAAAACTGCCTCTACGTCTAGTTGAGAGCGTGCTGAAGGGCAGTGTAGTTGGAGCACAACAAAGCCAGGAAAGGAGTAACTCTCAGTCCAACACCCAGAGGAAGAACAAATCTGTCTCTAGACTTAAGGATAGGAGCAACACTGTCCAGGCCAGGGCTAAGCTTCAGGAGAAGTCTAAATCAAATGCGTCTGATTCTTTAACTCCACAAAGGCCTCAAAACAGAGCCAGGAAGAGACCGGcccagagggaggaagaggagccgGGGCCCCTGTATTGCTTGGCCCTGTGGCTTGTGATGGAGTACTGTGACGGGGGAGACTTGAATCAGTACCTGCTCTCCAGGCCACCAGATGCCCAGCGTAACCACAGCGTGGTGCGACAGCTCTGCAGTGCCGTGGCCTTCCTGCACAGTCTGGGTATCACCCACCGAGACCTGAAGCCTGACAACGTGCTGGTGTGCGTGACACCAAAAGGCCCCGTcgtcaaggtgtgtgtgtgttgtgacgTGATGATGTTTACGTCAGTGCAAGTGGCGTTATCCTTGCGCCAGTACACAAATTATTAGGAAACTAATACATCTGAAGTGTCATAGTTTGTAATGTGGTTTTCTTCCCAGGGGTGTTTCAAAGCAGCAATGAACtcaagacacaaaaaacaatcttaACAGGAAGCAATATGATAGAATGAATGGAACTAAAAATCCCTGTGTGCCCATACAATTAAAATACTGAGAAACTGTTGATCAGGTTCATGTCACACTGGGGGAAATGTGTGGTCAGAAAGTAAAATTCTGCCACTCACGCAGACTGTTTGAGGGGTAAAAACATATCTTACAGgatatgacattttaaaaacacacttaatgTATATTTGACCTTTGAAAGCCTTCATCTGTAATGCTAATGGTATacttaaaaataatgacaactgCAACAACAAAGGATTATTTCCTTCACGTATTTGTCTGTCAATAAATTTCTCCATTAATGATGAAATTAATCATTTGGTacagaaaatatcagaaaacataAAAGGATGTATTAATGAGCTCTTTTTACATAAGTAGGCTGAGGAAAGTTCCTCACGTATTTGTGGGGAAAGTTTAATGCCAACACCAATCGTAATGAAGTGCCCTGTCCATCCTCTAGGTGGCAGACTTTGGTCTGAGCAAGATGACTGAAGGTCTGGTGGGTGGTGATCTGACCAGGCAGCACTTTTCCTCGACCTGTGGCTCTGACTTCTACATGGCTCCAGAGGTGTGGGGTGGTCTGCCCTACACAGCCCAGGCAGACATCTTCTCGCTGGGCGTGTTGTTCTGGGCGGTCCTGGAGAGAATCACCTTTGTGGAGGAGGGGACCACGCAGGAACAACTGGGTAAGTGTCCAGTGGAGACTTTATAGAGTAGATCGAGATCTACGGCCGTCTTTCCCGAAACAGAACAGTTGACTCGACTGGGGCAGTAGAGATACACACCtacaatatgcaaatatgtgaATACAGAttcagtgtgtctttgtgtgttaacATGTCAGGTAACACATCAGCACATGCCTGTCGTGCTGAAAGGTTGAGTGTGTGCTCGGGCAGGTTGATGACGCATCACACTGAATCGTGTTTGACTTAATGAACTGGcacatattaaaaatgtcacCTGCTATACATCATGAATTCATCACCCACTGGCGGTACAATCATGAATCTAAATGGCAAAGAGGTGAATGATTGATGTTATGTACATTTTGATATGGATTATAGTAGCTCTGTTTCTGATAATACAAGCTGACAGTGTAATTCAGCTTCCTAATCCTTTAACATCTTTTTATCAGCATACATTAAAGAAGATCAATTACATTTAAGAAGGTGATTCAATGTGTTGGTATTTgtgtcatttatcattatttgaGATTGTTTTACATTACCTGTCATTGCATAGAACTTGGTGTAGTGAGCAAAGCTCTGGCCAGTTCAATACAGTGCCATGCATTTCAGTATAGCTCTGCAGACcagcatttagattttaatcTCTGCTTTTAATGTCCTATTTCCTGTCTGAAGCCCCGCATGGCTACAGGATGAGGAGGCGTCTTAATGTACGCAGGGCTCAGTTCTGCACCGTCGGAGAGTAATGAAATGGTTGCAATACAGAGGTCTCACAAAAATGGGTGCGTCCAGAACTGACCTGGAGGCAGGAAGATATGAACCATTATCCCCAAGTTTAGTTCACCAGGACCTCCCCGAGTCAGTGATACTCCATTAGGCTGAATGAGAATGGTCATGattggatggagagagaggttCCAGtggattcaaataaaaatgtgaaaaaggcaaaaatggAATTTAGCAGCTCCGATCGCAATCCTCTTTGTCAGTGAGAAAATGGGCAGAGGCAGCTGGAGGCTTCACCGACAGATAAAATGCTTCATTATTTTACGTTATCCTCTCTTAAGACCCACACAGTGATTTGACTGGGCAGGGGGGCAGAGAGAATATAGTCAAGGAGCAAGACACTAGCACTATGTCTTTACCTTGTTGAAGCTTGGTGCTGGAAGCAGCGTCTGCTCTCTGCTCGGCCTGGTTAGGAAGTCATTGCTGAGCTTTGAGCAGGTCAGCATGATACTTGACTGTGGACGTCCCCTCAAGTGACAGGGCAGGACAGGAGTTCAGTGTAGAGCATTATCAGGAGTGTGTTActatttaaaattaatttactAAAAAGCggactatactatactatataaaaaaaaaaaaaaatcttgtgatTAAGTAACAAttgatgcattttaattacTTTCAGATAATCCTCTTTAATTTTTTTAGGCATGCAGctaatgatttttttcctcctcattaatctacaaacttttttttcgaTCATTTAGtcaagaaaatgtcaaacaaagacaaatgaccAATTCAGGTTATTAGAGCCCAAAGTTTTATCTTACTTAAGTATTCTGATCAGCagccaaaaaaacccaaagtaCTGATAGCATGAAGTAAGAAGAGGAAGCTCATCTGGGAACTTCAACTTGTGAGGCTCAGTCAGCCAGAAagatttccaaaaatgtcaaataaatatttatttactgttttctgaagtgttcgTGGAGATGTTTCACCAACTTCCAAATTTAGTTTTGAGTTTTTCCAGCTGTGAgcagctcctccatctcctttGTGCACTGCAGAGTTTTGGGTGTACTTCATGGTGTCACTGTTGCACACGACAAACTCCCTACATGTTCTTCCTCATAAAAAAATTGTGTACATTCATGTTGACCTGTTAGCAGTCTTCATTGCCTCTGCTGGCACCTTGCTGTGTTTCTCGGTGCGCTACATCCACCTGGGAGTTAAACCAGTGGAGGGAGCGTGTATCGCATCACCCACACGTTCATTTACTTAAAAAACTGGAACAGTACTCCACAGTGACCAACATCTCCACGTGTACCTGTGTACAAACCACTATCGGACACACAGAACTGACTGCTGCATTCTTTTGAGTTCACTTGGTAgagcctacattacccacactGCACATCAGTAGCAGCAAGCAGGTTGTAGCTCATTATAAAGCAAACTGTTGCTTTTTAACAACAATGACGACTGAAACACATCTGTTGATTTTCGTCTCTATAaaatcatatatatttaaattatattgaCATAGAACGTCAAGATGTAACTTCTTATTTACACATTCTGTCCTGGTGCCTGTATTACACACATGTAATCAGGCAAGTGCCCCTCTCCTGAAAGGGGTCAACATGCCAAACTCTCAACACACACTTCATACACACTTCATACTGCTTCACAGCTGCTTTTGGAGCCAACCGTGTTCCAGTTTTTGGCTGTGACACAACCACAAGTAGGACAGCTGTCGATATTTAATCCACAAGAAGATCAGACAAGATGTGATGTTAGATTATTTCAACCAAAAGTGTCAAACATTTCATGACATTGGCGTGGCAGTGAAGCTTAAGCACACATCAAGTTGAATCTAAATCTTAAAACTGAATGAACGTGATTatgaaacaagaaaatacatgtatggattttttaaaaatagtttgttggtttgttgatTATGATTGCATTGTTCCTGTTTAATAACAATGCGTTTCCCTCGTGTTTCCTCTGTAGGTGCGTACGTATGTAAGGGTCGCTCAGGCTGGCTGATGCCGCTCGGGGAAGCCTTGTGTGAGAACGCCGACCTCCAGCTGTGCATCCCTATGAAGTTTAAGAGAGCACCCCCGCTGCCACCGCCCCCTGGTCCGGCCACGTGCACCCTGCTTTTAGACATGCTCGCCTCAAACCCGGATGCCCGGCCCCtcgcagagcagctggaggccAGAGTGTGCTCTGCTCTGAAGAAGGACTCCCACTGACAGAAAGTGGGCTTAAGAGACCGTAATGGCTATAACCACTATAGCCACTACATGGAAATATTGACTATGGGCTCCCTGATCGCagtgcttctacatgtgtaagAAACAGCCACTTTACTGCCAAAGGGAGGTGGGGATAAGAAATATGTATGATTTTATGGGACTGCAGGTGCTATTTTTGTCGCAGAAACAGAAGCTTGATTCATAAACTGTGTAGGAAACCACGAAAagggaaatgaatgaaacagaggAGGTCCATATAGAGGTCTGGTGGTACCTACTCAAGCTGTATTTGATGTAAGCACCATGCTGCTTGAAGTTTGAATGCTTGAGACAGAAAATCAATTGTAGCATGCGTGTGTATACgtaactgaaatgaaatgcgagggatcactgctgctgcttcttgtttgGTGACTCCCCATCACAGCTTCTGGGCGTTGCTTTTGACTTGATTTGTGGACATGACTCGTTGAAAATTGTAGCTagcatttcatttctttgtgctTCTTCACATATTTCCACCACACATTGATGTAGCATTGCACAGTTCACTGGATCTCCATGTCTTAAATATGTAAAGTGACCAAAAAACTTTGTCTATTATAATATAATCCAGAGTAGTAGTCCTGTAATAAATACTATCTTTGTGACactaataaattaattttaactCTTAATGACACTGTGTCAGCAACAGGCATCAATTCAACACTGTGTTAATGTTTGAGGCTGTAGTtggtggtgttttttgtttttttttcctccaaaaatATGGACATGATATGATTATATAACACATGTCAACATAACCTTCAACTCAATGGcaacacaaagtacagcctCAAAATGTACGACAGGTTAGAG encodes:
- the si:ch211-63o20.7 gene encoding serine/threonine-protein kinase PDIK1L, giving the protein MEELYTLEKEVGRGSYGVVFEGHMAKTGQRVAIKRLPCSSPECIELYLQELWAMRATAKNHVNVIVLHSCLLQTGPRSLKPLKPGKLPLRLVESVLKGSVVGAQQSQERSNSQSNTQRKNKSVSRLKDRSNTVQARAKLQEKSKSNASDSLTPQRPQNRARKRPAQREEEEPGPLYCLALWLVMEYCDGGDLNQYLLSRPPDAQRNHSVVRQLCSAVAFLHSLGITHRDLKPDNVLVCVTPKGPVVKVADFGLSKMTEGLVGGDLTRQHFSSTCGSDFYMAPEVWGGLPYTAQADIFSLGVLFWAVLERITFVEEGTTQEQLGAYVCKGRSGWLMPLGEALCENADLQLCIPMKFKRAPPLPPPPGPATCTLLLDMLASNPDARPLAEQLEARVCSALKKDSH